A window of Onychostoma macrolepis isolate SWU-2019 chromosome 01, ASM1243209v1, whole genome shotgun sequence contains these coding sequences:
- the si:ch211-114l13.12 gene encoding CMRF35-like molecule 8, with translation MIQICDDKLLIFNLLLLMSVLACETSEILTFTAHERGKVEIRCPYESGYEEDKKYLCRGECPIVLKDKVVESESAAQDERFSLIDNKSAQIFTVTITDLRTEDRGKYWCGVKTGFGNYDYNREIYLEIKHVSRVSAVTGEHLNITCRYKSELKNDVKFICKGSSTSLCEKSAIKVSSENNSNGRFSLRDDASAGVFTVNITDLTEEDSGIYWCGAVQRGQESKNKWISVTDLNISAVTSERMSSKPTTTTTTTTTVSFHTSKPVTADTASDKTNTSSSSSSPPSSASVLMFSSSSANAGSPKPQSGFTPVIILMVIGILTAFGFSMFIYLRQRQKKEGTQPKDVIHGPTKNLPNGETREATQTDCDYEDISSTLDHPDYSLVLPGFTENDASVYALAQLPSSPSDNLNYSSIKFTATHLSDRTSDGQETCDYATVRPKDCGH, from the exons ATGATCCAGATCTGTGACGATAAACTCCTCATCTTTAACCTGCTGCTCCTCATGTCAG TCTTGGCATGTGAGACGAGTGAGATCTTGACTTTCACTGCACATGAAAGAGGGAAAGTTGAGATACGGTGTCCATATGAGTCTGGATATGAAGAAGATAAGAAGTATCTCTGCAGAGGAGAATGTCCAATAGTGCTTAAAGACAAAGTTGTTGAATCTGAATCAGCAGCTCAAGACGAGAGATTCTCTCTGATTGACAACAAATCAGCCCAGATCTTCACCGTCACCATCACTGATCTGAGAACAGAGGATCGAGGCAAATACTGGTGTGGAGTAAAGACGGGATTTGGAAATTATGATTATAACAGAGAGATTTACCTGGAAATTAAACATG TGTCTCGAGTGTCTGCTGTGACTGGAGAGCATCTGAATATTACCTGCCGTTATAAAAGTGAACTGAAGAATGATGTCAAATTCATCTGTAAAGGAAGCAGCACGTCCCTCTGTGAGAAATCAGCTATCAAAGTTTCATCAGAGAACAACAGTAATGGACGATTCTCTCTGAGAGATGATGCATCTGCAGGAGTTTTTACTGTGAACATCACTGATCTGACAGAAGAGGATTCTGGGATATACTGGTGTGGAGCTGTACAGAGAGGACAAGAGAGCAAGAACAAGTGGATTTCAGTCACTGATCTGAACATTTCTGCTG TTACATCAGAGAGGAtgtcatctaaaccaacaacaacaacaacaacaacaacaacagtttcATTCCACACCAGCAAACCAGTGACAGCAGATACTGCATCTGACAAAACCAACACATCTTCATCGtcatcatcaccaccatcaTCAGCATCAGTGTTAATGTTTTCCTCATCATCTGCTAATGCTGGGTCACCAAAACCACAATCAG GTTTTACACCAGTCATCATCCTGATGGTCATAGGGATACTGACAGCGTTTGGATTTTCAATGTTCATATATTTAAGACAAAGGCAAAAGAAAGAAG GAACGCAGCCCAAAGATGTTATTCATGGCCCGACTAAGAATCTGCCCAATGGAGAAACTAGAGAA gCCACACAAACGGACTGTGATTATGAAGACATCAGTAGCACACTTGATCATCCTGACTATAGTCTGGTCCTTCCAGGATTTACTGAAAATGACGCCTCTGTTTATGCTCTAGCACAATTACCCAGCAGCCCCTCTGACAATCTCAACTACTCCAGCATCAAATTTACAGCTACACATCTTTCAGACAGGACTTCTGATGGGCAGGAAACATGCGACTATGCAACTGTTAGACCAAAAGACTGTGGACATTAA
- the LOC131547023 gene encoding NACHT, LRR and PYD domains-containing protein 12-like: protein MASVPEQLLEAVDELDKNKPKRHKSAVTADEKKADGEDESMQMISPSQTSVSVDLNAESGATVNAPVLTGNVIQGSVIISFNSATGAVGPQNPPKGQMSQKQEDDILQKILESHKDNIKAKMGRVFEGKKDNKTHLSKVFTELFITEGDITDVYDEHEVLKFDRALKTPKFEDTPIDCNDIFCLLKQKEEGNIVLTKGIAGIGKTFSVHKFILDWAEGKANRHVDCVFVLPFREMNLIKDDTEISLHELLLEFYPDLNDVENTKFYKKCKLAFIFDGLDESRLELDFDCKLVKCVNARSSVDVLFTSLVIGKLLPSALVWVTSRPAAANLIPPEYVGLFTEVRGFTDQQKEEYFRKRIVDEAQASRIISHIRTSRSLYIMCHIPVFCWITATVLQDILIKNEGQDIPSTLTEMYIHFLLIQMNMKNQKYEKKQERDRTKLLSSNKDMIAKLAKLAFEQLKEDNVMFYEKDLKACGIDANEESTGLCAEIFKKDSVLHEMKVYYFIHLSVQEFLAALHVFLCYLKLDMDELKFFLENSHPNKKELLYVLLRKAIDKAKESDRGHFDLFLRFLLGISLESNQKLLIGLLDETLNSKNCINKTIQYIKQLQNNDKCPNKSINHFFCILELQDRTLYQQIMKYLRSESSQPKAVSNSNCSALVYVLLMSGEVLDDFSPKMFNTTYAGCRRLVPAVRCCRKALFSDCGLTQQCCETVAVALQLEDCPLSELDLSHNYSIEAGLKVLCAGLKSPHCHLETLRLAQCHFGQESCMELVSAIQNISHCLRELDLCGNDLKDSGLHKLLQLMENTERKLQVLSLSWCNLTTKTCEHLSLILSSNSPLRELDLSNNDLQDSGVKLLSDGLKSLNCQLEILRLSGCMVTEEGCGYLSSALSSNPSHLRELDLSYNHPGQSGVQLLNHKLEDTNYKLQILKTDPMGEHFIKAGIRKYACDLTLDPNTAHVQLCLSNGDRTAAYVMQKQPYPDHPERFESFRQVLSREILSGRCYWEAEWTGQEGTVGVTHENILRKSDDLCIVEATGQLGNNDVSWKITFASFPYVSHAEEDINIKASSSCSSKRVGVFVDTTAGVLSFYSISDTLTHLYTFLAAFKDPLYAAFKVDSDSVSFCQM from the exons ATGGCATCTGTTCCAGAGCAGCTTTTGGAAGCAGTGGATGAGTTGGATAAAAACAAACCAAAGAGACATAAAAGTGCAGTTACGGCTGATGAAAAGAAGGCGGATGGAGAGGATGAGTCAATGCAGATGATTAGCCCCTCTCAAACTTCAGTCAGTGTTGATCTGAATGCTGAATCAGGTGCAACTGTAAACGCTCCTGTACTCACTGGAAATGTCATCCAAGGCTCAGTAATCATCAGCTTCAACTCAGCCACTGGTGCTGTCG GGCCCCAAAATCCACCCAAAGGACAGATGTCTCAGAAACAAG AGGATGACATCTTGCAAAAAATCCTGGAAAGTCACAAAGACAACATAAAGGCCAAAATGGGTCGCGTGTTTGAGGGCAAAAAGGACAACAAAACACACCTCAGCAAAGTTTTCACTGAACTCTTCATCACTGAAGGGGACATTACAGACGTCTATGATGAACATGAGGTTCTGAAGTTTGACCGAGCTTTGAAAACTCCCAAATTTGAGGACACACCGATCGACTGCAATGACATATTCTGTTTACTGAAGCAAAAAGAGGAGGGAAATATTGTGCTGACCAAAGGCATCGCTGGCATCGGAAAGACGTTCTCTGTGCACAAGTTCATCCTGGACTGGGCCGAAGGAAAAGCCAATCGGCATGTagactgtgtgtttgtgctccCATTCAGAGAGATGAACTTGATTAAAGATGATACAGAGATCAGTCTCCATGAGCTTCTGTTGGAATTTTATCCTGATTTGAATGATGTGGAAAACACCaagttttataaaaaatgcaaactggCATTTATCTTTGATGGACTTGACGAGAGTCGCCTGGAATTGGACTTTGATTGTAAATTAGTAAAATGTGTCAATGCGCGGTCatctgttgatgttttatttacaagCCTAGTTATAGGGAAACTGCTTCCATCGGCTCTTGTCTGGGTGACGTCACgaccagcagcagccaatcTGATCCCTCCTGAGTATGTAGGATTGTTTACGGAGGTGCGCGGATTCACCGATCAGCAGAAGGAGGAGTATTTTAGAAAACGGATTGTAGATGAAGCTCAAGCCTCCAGAATAATCTCGCACATCAGGACATCTCGTAGTCTctacatcatgtgccacatccctGTCTTCTGCTGGATCACGGCCACTGTTCTTCAGGATATTCTTATCAAAAATGAGGGGCAGGACATTCCTTCGACCCTCACAGAAATGTACATCCATTTCCTTCTGATACAGATGAACATGAAGAACCAGAAGTATGAGAAGAAACAGGAAAGAGATCGTACAAAGCTTTTGAGTTCAAACAAAGACATGATCGCCAAGTTGGCTAAACTTGCATTTGAACAACTGAAGGAGGATAATGTCATGTTCTATGAGAAGGATCTGAAAGCGTGTGGCATTGATGCAAACGAGGAGTCCACAGGATTGTGCGCTGAAATTTTCAAGAAAGATTCTGTTCTGCATGAGATGAAGGTGTATTACTTTATACATTTGAGTGTGCAGGAGTTTCTCGCTGCATTGCATGTGTTCCTCTGCTATTTGAAGCTGGACATGGACGAGCTGAAGTTCTTCCTGGAGAATTCGCATCCTAATAAGAAAGAACTGCTGTACGTTCTGCTGCGGAAGGCAATCGATAAAGCGAAGGAGAGTGACCGAGGACATTTCGATCTCTTTTTGCGGTTCTTGCTGGGCATTTCTCTCGAGTCCAATCAGAAACTCCTCATCGGCTTGCTAGACGAAACACTGAACAGTAAAAACTGCATCAATAAAACAATCCAATACATCAAGCAACTGCAAAACAATGACAAGTGCCCAAATAAATCCATCAACCACTTCTTCTGCATCCTGGAGCTGCAGGACAGGACCCTGTACCAACAAATCATGAAATATCTGAGGTCAGAGAGCAGCCAGCCGAAAGCGGTGTCCAACTCCAACTGCTCAGCACTGGTCTATGTGCTCCTGATGTCAGGCGAGGTGCTGGATGACTTCAGCCCGAAGATGTTCAACACAACATATGCAGGATGCAGGAGACTGGTCCCAGCCGTGAGATGCTGCAGAAAAGCCCT GTTTTCAGACTGTGGACTGACACAACAGTGCTGTGAAACAGTAGCTGTGGCTCTTCAGCTAGAGGACTGTCCTCTGAGCGAACTGGACCTGAGTCACAATTACAGCATTGAGGCAGGATTGAAGGTGCTTTGTGCTGGACTGAAGAGCCCACACTGTCATCTGGAGACACTCAG GTTGGCCCAGTGTCATTTCGGCCAGGAGAGCTGTATGGAGCTGGTCTCAGCTATTCAGAATATCTCACATTGTCTAAGAGAACTTGACCTCTGTGGCAATGACCTGAAGGACTCTGGACTCCATAAGCTTCTACAATTGATGGAAAACACAGAGAGAAAACTTCAGGTTCTGAG CTTGAGCTGGTGTAACCTCACTACAAAGACTTGTGAGCACCTTTCCTTGATCCTCAGCTCAAATTCACctctgagagagctggatctgagtaacaatgacctgcaggattcaggagtgaagctgctctctgatggactgaagagtcTAAACTGTCAGCTGGAGATACTGAG GTTGTCTGGGTGTATGGTGACAGAGGAAGGCTGTGGTTATTtgtcttcagctctgagttcaaacccctcacacctgagagagctggatctgagctacaatcaTCCAGGACAATCAGGAGTCCAGCTGCTCAACCACAAACTGGAGGATACAAACTATAAACTGCAGATACTCAA AACTGACCCTATGGGTGAACACTTCATCAAAGCAGGGATAAGGAAGT ATGCCTGCGATCTCACACTGGATCCAAACACAGCTCATGTTCAGTTGTGTCTCTCCAATGGAGACAGAACAGCAGCATATGTAATGCAGAAGCAGCCGTATCCGGATCATCCAGAGAGATTTGAATCTTTCCGACAAGTGCTGTCTAGAGAGATCCTGTCTGGTCGTTGTTACTGGGAGGCCGAATGGACGGGTCAAGAGGGGACGGTCGGGGTGACACACGAAAACATCCTGAGGAAAAGTGATGATCTTTGTATAGTAGAGGCCACCGGTCAGCTTGGAAACAATGATGTGTCATGGAAAATTACCTTTGCATCTTTTCCATATGTTTCTCACGCTGAAGAAGACATTAATATAAAGGCTTCATCCTCTTGTTCATCTAAAAGAGTCGGTGTGTTTGTGGACACAACGGCTGGCGTTTTGTCCTTCTACAGCATCTctgacacactcacacacttatACACCTTCCTCGCGGCTTTTAAAGATCCTCTCTATGCAGCATTCAAGGTGGACAGTGACTCTGTGTCCTTTTGTCAGATGTAA
- the LOC131547079 gene encoding polymeric immunoglobulin receptor-like isoform X1 has translation MIQICDDKLLIFNLLLLMSVLACETSEILTFTAHERGKVEIRCPYESRYEEKKKYLCRGECLRVLKDKVVESESAAKDERFSLNDNKSAQIFTVTITDLRTEDRGKYWCGIETGRGNLDDFTQIHLEIKQVSRVSGVTGEHLNIICHYESELKNDVKFICKESSTSLCEKSAIKVSSENNRNGRFSLRDDASAGVFTVNITDLTEEDSGIYWCGAVQRRQQHKNKWISVIDLNISAEVVKMLNTHH, from the exons ATGATCCAGATCTGTGACGATAAACTCCTCATCTTTAACCTGCTGCTCCTCATGTCAG TCTTGGCATGTGAGACGAGTGAGATCTTGACTTTCACTGCACATGAAAGAGGGAAAGTTGAGATACGGTGTCCATATGAGTCTAGATATGAAGAAAAGAAGAAGTATCTCTGCAGAGGAGAATGTCTAAGAGTGCTTAAAGATAAAGTTGTTGAATCTGAATCAGCAGCTAAAGACGAGAGATTCTCTCTGAATGACAACAAATCAGCTCAGATCTTCACCGTCACCATCACTGATCTGAGAACAGAGGATCGAGGCAAATACTGGTGTGGAATAGAGACAGGGCGGGGAAATTTAGATGACTTTACACAGATTCATCTGGAAATTAAACAGG TGTCCCGAGTGTCTGGTGTGACTGGAGAGCATCTGAATATTATATGTCATTATGAAAGTGAACTGAAGAATGATGTCAAATTCATCTGTAAAGAAAGCAGCACGTCTCTCTGTGAGAAATCAGCTATCAAAGTTTCATCAGAGAACAACAGAAATGGACGATTCTCTCTGAGAGATGATGCATCTGCAGGAGTTTTCACTGTGAACATCACTGATCTGACAGAAGAGGATTCTGGGATATACTGGTGTGGAGCTGTACAGAGAAGACAACAGCACAAGAACAAGTGGATTTCAGTCATTGATCTGAACATTTCTGCTG AAGTAGTGAAGATGCTGAACACACATCACTGA
- the LOC131547079 gene encoding polymeric immunoglobulin receptor-like isoform X2 yields the protein MIQICDDKLLIFNLLLLMSVLACETSEILTFTAHERGKVEIRCPYESRYEEKKKYLCRGECLRVLKDKVVESESAAKDERFSLNDNKSAQIFTVTITDLRTEDRGKYWCGIETGRGNLDDFTQIHLEIKQVSRVSGVTGEHLNIICHYESELKNDVKFICKESSTSLCEKSAIKVSSENNRNGRFSLRDDASAGVFTVNITDLTEEDSGIYWCGAVQRRQQHKNKWISVIDLNISAV from the exons ATGATCCAGATCTGTGACGATAAACTCCTCATCTTTAACCTGCTGCTCCTCATGTCAG TCTTGGCATGTGAGACGAGTGAGATCTTGACTTTCACTGCACATGAAAGAGGGAAAGTTGAGATACGGTGTCCATATGAGTCTAGATATGAAGAAAAGAAGAAGTATCTCTGCAGAGGAGAATGTCTAAGAGTGCTTAAAGATAAAGTTGTTGAATCTGAATCAGCAGCTAAAGACGAGAGATTCTCTCTGAATGACAACAAATCAGCTCAGATCTTCACCGTCACCATCACTGATCTGAGAACAGAGGATCGAGGCAAATACTGGTGTGGAATAGAGACAGGGCGGGGAAATTTAGATGACTTTACACAGATTCATCTGGAAATTAAACAGG TGTCCCGAGTGTCTGGTGTGACTGGAGAGCATCTGAATATTATATGTCATTATGAAAGTGAACTGAAGAATGATGTCAAATTCATCTGTAAAGAAAGCAGCACGTCTCTCTGTGAGAAATCAGCTATCAAAGTTTCATCAGAGAACAACAGAAATGGACGATTCTCTCTGAGAGATGATGCATCTGCAGGAGTTTTCACTGTGAACATCACTGATCTGACAGAAGAGGATTCTGGGATATACTGGTGTGGAGCTGTACAGAGAAGACAACAGCACAAGAACAAGTGGATTTCAGTCATTGATCTGAACATTTCTGCTG TATAG
- the LOC131547113 gene encoding CMRF35-like molecule 5, with amino-acid sequence MIQICDDKLLIFNLLLLMSVLACETSEILTFTAHERGKVEIRCPYESGYEENKKYLCRGECPRVLKDKVVESESAAKDERFSLNDNKSAQIFTVTITDLRTEDRGQYWCGVKTIVSDIYYMITACKQSSQC; translated from the exons ATGATCCAGATCTGTGACGATAAACTCCTCATCTTTAACCTGCTGCTCCTCATGTCAG TCTTGGCATGTGAGACGAGTGAGATCTTGACTTTCACTGCACATGAAAGAGGGAAAGTTGAGATACGGTGTCCATATGAGTCTGGATATGAAGAAAATAAGAAGTATCTCTGCAGAGGAGAATGTCCAAGAGTGCTTAAAGATAAAGTTGTTGAATCTGAATCAGCAGCTAAAGATGAGAGATTCTCTCTGAATGACAATAAATCAGCCCAGATCTTCACCGTCACCATCACTGATCTGAGAACAGAGGATCGAGGCCAATACTGGTGTGGAGTTAAGACGATAGTGTCTGATATTTATTACATGATCACTGCTTGTAAGCAGAGCAGCCAGTGCTGA